Proteins encoded by one window of Flexibacter flexilis DSM 6793:
- a CDS encoding winged helix-turn-helix transcriptional regulator — protein sequence MDVIGGRWKISIVACLCFRDMRYSELLREVEGISGKVLSRELKDLEMNKLINRKILDTKPIAVEYSLTPYGETLKELTLTIADWGMNHRKEIIGK from the coding sequence ATGGATGTTATTGGGGGTAGATGGAAAATTTCTATTGTTGCATGTCTTTGTTTCAGAGATATGCGATATTCTGAACTATTGAGAGAGGTAGAAGGTATTTCGGGCAAAGTGCTTAGTAGAGAGTTGAAAGATTTGGAAATGAACAAATTAATCAATCGGAAAATCCTTGACACCAAACCAATTGCGGTAGAGTATAGCTTAACGCCCTATGGCGAAACACTTAAAGAGTTAACCTTAACGATTGCAGATTGGGGAATGAACCATCGCAAAGAAATTATTGGGAAATAA